The DNA region CGCATTGGTGCCTTGAGCGGCCCCGAAGCGATCTATGCCTCTGGCGTAGGTCAGCATCAGATGTGGGCTGCGCAATTCATCAAATATGAGCGACCGCATTCTTGGCTCAACTCCGGTGGTGCCGGCACGATGGGTTATTCGGTGCCGGCCGCGATGGGCGCCAAAGTTGGTGACCCCGACCGGGTGGTTTGGGCGATCGACGGCGATGGTTGTTTCCAGATGACTAATCAGGAACTTGCCACTTGCCGGATCAACAATATTCCTATCAAAGTCGCCATTATCAATAATTCATCCTTGGGCATGGTGCGGCAATGGCAGACCTTGTTTTACGAGGGTCGCTATTCAAACACTGATCTGAATACGGGTCACAACACCATCCGGGTGCCGGATTTCGTAAAGCTTGCCGAGGCTTACGACTGCGTGGGTCTGCGTTGCGAACGCGACGAAGATATCGATGCGACCATTCAGAAAGCCCTGGCGATCAGTGATCGACCGGTAATCATCGATTTTGTGGTTAGCCCAAATTCTATGGTCTGGCCGATGGTTCCAGCTGGCGTGAGCAATGATCAAATTCAAGTAGCTCACAATTTGACTCCGCAATGGGAAGAGGAGGACTAGAAAATGGATCGGCACACACTTTCAGTCCTGGTGGAGGACAAGCCCGGTGTACTAACCCGGGTAGCTAGTTTGTTCGCCCGTAGGGCCTTCAACATCAATTCGCTCGCCGTCGGCCCGACCGAAGTACCCGGAGTTTCGCGGATGACCGTGGTCGTCGATGCGCCGGGTGATTTGATTGAACAAGTAACCAAGCAACTCAATAAATTGATCAATGTGATCAAGATCGTTGAACTGGTTAAAGAATTTTCCGTGCAACGAGACCACATCCTGGTCAAAGTGCGCGCCGACGCGGCAACAAGATTGCAGGTCACCCAAGCTGCAGATCTATTCCGCGCTTCAGTGGTGGATGTTTCGCAAGATTCACTCATCATCGAAGCCACTGGCCATCCGGAAAAGCTCACCGCGCTTTTGAACGTGCTGGAACCGTTTGGAGTGCGCGAGATCGTGCAGTCCGGCACTTTGGCCATCGGACGGGGATCCCGTTCCATGAGCGACCGGGCGCTGCGAAGCGCCTGATGATATACAACACACAGGAATACCTAATGAGGAGCATTACACCGTGACTGAACTGTTTTATGACGACGACGCCGATCTGTCCATCATCCAGGGCCGTACCGTTGCCGTCATCGGCTACGGCAGCCAGGGCCACGCCCACGCCTTGAGCCTGCGGGACTCCGGCGTGGACGTCCGAGTAGGACTTGCCGAAGGTTCGCAATCGCGTGCCAAA from Renibacterium salmoninarum ATCC 33209 includes:
- the ilvN gene encoding acetolactate synthase small subunit, with amino-acid sequence MDRHTLSVLVEDKPGVLTRVASLFARRAFNINSLAVGPTEVPGVSRMTVVVDAPGDLIEQVTKQLNKLINVIKIVELVKEFSVQRDHILVKVRADAATRLQVTQAADLFRASVVDVSQDSLIIEATGHPEKLTALLNVLEPFGVREIVQSGTLAIGRGSRSMSDRALRSA